The genomic interval CCAATTCCCCGGCCAACCGCCAGAAGCGCGGCCCGTGGCCACGCACCATCCGATGCGCGACCTCGTGCGCGCAGACATAGTCGGCGACCACGGGCGGGGCGAGAATCAGCCGCCAGCAGAGCGAGAGATCGCCCTTGGCCGAACACGAGCCCCACAACGTCCGGGTGTCGCGCACCGTGACGCGCCCGAGGGCAACCCCGAGGCGGGCGGCTTTTGCGCGCGCGAGCGGCTCCAACGCGCGCTTGGCTTCCGCCTTCAGCCAGTCGGCGACGCGCCGCGCCAGGTGCTCGGGCCGACCGGAGACGCGGATTTCGCCCGCCTCCACCCGCACCACGCCGCGGCCGGGCGTGTCGGCGTGCCGAATCGCGTGCGGAACGCCGCGCAACGGGACGAGGGCGCCCGGAACGAACGGCACCCGCGGCGGGAGGCTCGCGAGCCGGGCCGCGATCCAATCGCGCCGTTTCTCGGCGAAGGCGAGGCCTTCCTTGAGCGACGCGCGCCGGGGCAGCGTGAGCACCGCCTCGTCGCGGGCGTGGTCGACGCGCAGCACCATGCGCCGGGCGCGCGCGCTGCGCCGCACGCGCAAGGGAACGGCGCGGGCCGGGGGCTTCTCGCTCACGCCGCCTTGGGCAGCGCGACGCCGACGCCCTGGATCGCGGCGAGCAGCTCCGCGCGCTCGGCCGCGGTCAACGCCTTCAAGGGCGCGCGCACCCGCGTCCACGTCTCGTCGCCGGTGATCGAGGCCATCACCGCCTTCAGGCCGGGCGGATAGGGGAACTTGGACATGGCGACCCGCGCCGCCGCCAGGCGCTCGTGCCCTGCTGTCATGTCGCGGCCGGCCTGAAAGCCGCGATAAATTTCCGCCGACAACTCGCTCACGATATTGCCGCAGGCGGTAATGGCGCCGGCGCCGCCTTCCTTCAGCATCGGATAGAGCAGATGGTCGGCGCCGGGGAACACGGCGAAGCCGGGAAACGCGTGCGCCGCCTTCTTCATGTTCTCGAAATCGCCGGAGCTGTCCTTCATGCCGACCACGGTATCGGGATAGGCCTTGAGCAGCCGCTCGATCACGCCGAAGGTGACCGGCACGCCCGACATTTGCGGGAAGTGATAGACATAAACCTTGAGGCGCTTGTCGCCGACCTTCTCGATCACCTCGGCGAAGAACGCGGCCATGCCCTCGTCGGACGGGTTCTTGTAGTAGAACGCGGGCAGCATCAGGGCCCCGGCCGCGCCCGCCTTCAACGCCGCGCGGGTGAGATCGACCGCGTCCTGGACCGCGCACGCGCCGGTGCCCGGCATCATGCGGCGGCCGTCGATGCCGGCGGCGGCGAGATCTTCCAGCACGCGGATCCGTTCCGCGACCGTGAACGAGTTCGCCTCGCCGGTGGTGCCGAAAATCCCGAGCGCGTCGGAGCCGCGCGCCAGCAGCCAGCGGCAGTGGGCCGCGAGCTTGGCGGTGTCCGGCGCGCCGTCGGATTTGAGCGGAGTCAGCACGGCGGGGATGATGCCCTTGAGATCACCTTTCAGTTCGGTCACGGGTGTTTCTCCTTCGATGAAAGATCAGGCCGACCAGTCGACCACATGGCGCTCGATGTTGCCGGCCTTGGATTCGGGAATCGCGCGGTCGCGCGCCGACTGGCCGGCCGCGTGCACGGTTTCGGGATCGCCCGACACCAGCGGGTGCCACCACGGCAAATCCTTGCCCTCGTCGATCAAGCGGTAGGCGCACGTGGACGGCAGCCAGTCGATGTGGGGCACGTTGGTCGCGGTCAGCGTCACGCAATCGTGCATCTTCGTGTTGCGGTTGCGGTAGTCCGAGCAGCGGCATTCGGGCAACCGCAGCATCGGGCAGGCGACGCGGGTGAAGTTGAGCGTGCCGTCCTCGTCCTCGATCTTGTGCAGGCAGCACTTACCGCAGCCATCGCAAAGGGACTCCCACTCGTCGGCGTCCATCTGGGAAAGCTTCTTGCT from Rhodospirillales bacterium carries:
- a CDS encoding M48 family metallopeptidase, with product MVLRVDHARDEAVLTLPRRASLKEGLAFAEKRRDWIAARLASLPPRVPFVPGALVPLRGVPHAIRHADTPGRGVVRVEAGEIRVSGRPEHLARRVADWLKAEAKRALEPLARAKAARLGVALGRVTVRDTRTLWGSCSAKGDLSLCWRLILAPPVVADYVCAHEVAHRMVRGHGPRFWRLAGELADDMEGARAWLAREGERLQRYGLASPRPSDYDRPIDRGGTSWRDRWKSVWRTRG
- a CDS encoding dihydrodipicolinate synthase family protein; the encoded protein is MEGETPVTELKGDLKGIIPAVLTPLKSDGAPDTAKLAAHCRWLLARGSDALGIFGTTGEANSFTVAERIRVLEDLAAAGIDGRRMMPGTGACAVQDAVDLTRAALKAGAAGALMLPAFYYKNPSDEGMAAFFAEVIEKVGDKRLKVYVYHFPQMSGVPVTFGVIERLLKAYPDTVVGMKDSSGDFENMKKAAHAFPGFAVFPGADHLLYPMLKEGGAGAITACGNIVSELSAEIYRGFQAGRDMTAGHERLAAARVAMSKFPYPPGLKAVMASITGDETWTRVRAPLKALTAAERAELLAAIQGVGVALPKAA
- a CDS encoding YcgN family cysteine cluster protein produces the protein MNLVRRNKPRPAAKAIEPSLPFWKSKKLSQMDADEWESLCDGCGKCCLHKIEDEDGTLNFTRVACPMLRLPECRCSDYRNRNTKMHDCVTLTATNVPHIDWLPSTCAYRLIDEGKDLPWWHPLVSGDPETVHAAGQSARDRAIPESKAGNIERHVVDWSA